One window of the Salvia splendens isolate huo1 chromosome 1, SspV2, whole genome shotgun sequence genome contains the following:
- the LOC121798879 gene encoding ras-related protein RABC2a-like — translation MGSSGQGQSNYDLSFKILLIGDSAVGKSSLLVSFISNVVDDLSPTVGVDFKIKFLTVGGKKLKLTIWDTAGQERFRTLTSSYYRGAHGIILVYDVTRRDTFTNLSDVWAKELELYSTNEDCLKMLVGNKVDRESERVVSREEGMSLAKDLGCLFLECSARTRENVEQCFSELALKIMEVPRLLEEGSTVKRNILKQKQEHQTPPSGGCCT, via the exons ATGGGGAGTTCGGGTCAGGGGCAGAGCAACTATGATCTATCGTTTAAGATCCTGCTCATCGGAGATTccgccgtcggcaagagcagcTTGCTCGTCAGTTTCATTTCCAACGTAGTCGACGATCTTTCCCCTACCGTAG GTGTGGATTTTAAGATCAAGTTTCTCACTGTTGGTGGGAAGAAACTGAAGCTCACCATTTGGGACACAG CTGGACAAGAAAGATTTAGGACTCTAACAAGCTCGTATTATAGAGGTGCTCATGGAATCATTCTCG TTTATGACGTTACAAGGAGAGATACATTTACAAACTTATCTGATGTATGGGCTAAGGAGCTGGAGCTATACTCCACCAATGAGGATTGCTTGAAGATGCTTGTTGGGAATAAAGTTGATAGG GAATCTGAACGAGTTGTAAGCAGGGAAGAAGGGATGAGTCTTGCGAAAGACCTTGGATGTCTGTTCTTGGAATGCAGCGCCAGAACTCGAGAAAATGTTGAGCAATGTTTCTCAGAACTAGCATTGAAG ATAATGGAGGTGCCAAGGCTGCTCGAAGAAGGATCAACAGTGAAGAGAAATATCTTGAAACAGAAACAAGAACATCAGACACCGCCCAGTGGTGGTTGCTGCACGTAG
- the LOC121798890 gene encoding poly [ADP-ribose] polymerase tankyrase-like, which yields MAVADGRRDDDEDGAALFEEEGVDYAEDIDLSDIPIHLRPLASSAESGNLDALRQALDAFDGNIDEPVEDGDTVLHLTCLFGHLNCVQFLLERGANMEAKDEDGAIPLHDACAGGYLEISQLLLSFANDPDRVNRMLETIDMEGDTPLHHAARGEYTNVVRLLLSYGASPSTTNLYGKTPAELADAGTETRSILEEAQAQGALLRQQA from the exons ATGGCGGTAGCTGATGGACGACGCGACGACGACGAAGACGGCGCCGCTCTCTTCGAGGAAGAAGGCGTCGACTACGCCGAAGACATCGATCTTTCCGATATACCTATTCATCTCCGTCCCCTCGCTTCCTCCGCCGAGTCTGGCAACCTCGACGCCCTACGCCAAGCCCTAG ATGCTTTTGATGGTAACATTGATGAACCAGTGGAAGATGGTGATACTGTTCTTCATCTCACGTGCCTCTTTGGCCATTTGAATTGTGTCCAG TTTTTGTTGGAAAGAGGAGCTAACATGGAAGCAAAGGACGAGGATGGTGCAATTCCCTTGCATGATGCCTGTGCTGGAG GCTATCTGGAAATTTCCCAACTACTTCTAAGCTTTGCTAATGATCCTGACCGTGTGAACAGAATGTTGGAGACTATTGATATGGAAGGGGACACG CCTCTCCACCATGCTGCTAGAGGAGAGTACACCAATGTTGTAAGGTTGTTGCTTTCTTATGGAGCTTCTCCAAGTACAACAAATCTATATGGGAAG ACTCCTGCTGAACTAGCTGATGCTGGAACTGAAACTAGGAGCATTCTGGAAGAGGCTCAAGCTCAAGGCGCTCTACTTCGCCAGCAGGCCTAG